A region from the uncultured Holophaga sp. genome encodes:
- a CDS encoding YajQ family cyclic di-GMP-binding protein, whose translation MASECSFDVVSKVNLDEVKNAVTQAMKEIAQRYDFKGSISEIEFKDNEVLHLKSDDEVRLKAVIDVLQSKLFKRGVSIKNLEYGKVEAATKGTVRQEIKILQGVPGDKAKAIVKVIKDAKLKVQAAIQGDQLRVTGKSKDDLQDCIALLKKNDQGLELQFTNFRS comes from the coding sequence ATGGCCAGTGAGTGCTCGTTCGATGTCGTGTCCAAGGTCAACCTGGATGAGGTGAAGAACGCGGTGACCCAGGCCATGAAGGAGATCGCCCAGCGCTATGACTTCAAAGGCTCCATCTCCGAGATTGAGTTCAAGGACAACGAGGTCCTGCACCTCAAGAGCGATGACGAGGTCCGGCTCAAGGCCGTCATCGATGTGCTCCAGTCCAAGCTCTTCAAGCGTGGGGTCAGCATCAAGAACCTGGAATACGGAAAGGTGGAGGCCGCCACCAAGGGCACGGTGCGTCAGGAGATCAAGATTCTCCAGGGCGTGCCCGGCGACAAGGCCAAGGCCATCGTCAAGGTCATCAAGGACGCTAAGCTCAAGGTCCAGGCCGCCATCCAGGGCGACCAGCTGCGGGTGACCGGCAAGAGCAAGGATGACCTGCAGGATTGCATCGCCCTGCTGAAGAAGAACGACCAGGGGCTGGAGCTCCAGTTCACCAACTTCCGCAGCTAG
- the coaE gene encoding dephospho-CoA kinase (Dephospho-CoA kinase (CoaE) performs the final step in coenzyme A biosynthesis.), which produces MLQPFPILGLTGGIASGKSHVSSLLARRGWVILDADQAARSIVEPGSPGLEAVVATFGPEVLDQRGGLDRAALGDRVFADPEGRRRLEAILHPRILEHLEQEASALPPETLGVVMDAALWVDIGQGHRFDALWVVDAPESLRLSRIGMRDGLPEEEARRRLRAQISPAERILHADARILNDGRDLEPQLARAEAELLARWRHLRDERWRSRMNAPFTPEQMHQVLEVLLSRGGDYAELYLEHRRVCALGMDDGRMEDVLASETSGGSLRLVEGEATRFADLISPAFEELLQAARDLAASGKGDATPLPTLQLKSCPSPCPVETDPSTVPLPDKVALVRRAEALAREQGESLRPGAVRQVAVGYGDSTQSVWIASADRSGEAWICELSTDKRTQGVLRLNVTAGEGDNLQMGYQPLGESRGFELFTEEAVARTAKEAVRLALQALEAQPAPAGTFPVILSSSAGGTMIHEACGHGLEADLALAGMSAFAGKLGQRVAAEGVTIVDDGTLPHKRGSAAIDDEGQAAQRVVLIENGILKAYLQSRKTARRMDTRPTGNGRRESYRHLPIPRMRNTFLAPGPEDPTTLLKELDRGLLVKRMGGGQVDTVTGNFVFQVTEGYWVEKGEIRHPVKNATLSGCGPTVLQELTRIASDLEHFDIGTCGKDGQGVPVSDALPTILCPALVVGGTAEAPEA; this is translated from the coding sequence ATGCTCCAGCCTTTTCCCATTCTCGGACTCACCGGCGGCATCGCCTCGGGCAAGAGCCATGTCTCCAGCCTCCTCGCCCGACGCGGGTGGGTCATCCTGGATGCCGACCAGGCCGCCAGGAGCATCGTGGAGCCAGGGAGTCCGGGACTGGAAGCCGTCGTGGCGACCTTCGGCCCGGAGGTCCTGGACCAGCGGGGGGGCCTGGACCGGGCTGCCCTGGGCGACAGGGTCTTCGCGGACCCAGAGGGTCGGAGACGGCTGGAGGCCATCCTCCACCCCCGGATCCTGGAGCACCTCGAGCAGGAGGCCTCTGCCCTGCCACCGGAGACCCTCGGGGTGGTCATGGACGCGGCCCTCTGGGTCGACATCGGGCAGGGCCACCGCTTCGACGCCCTTTGGGTGGTGGATGCCCCCGAATCGCTCCGCCTCAGTCGGATCGGGATGCGGGACGGCCTCCCAGAGGAGGAAGCCCGCCGACGCCTGAGGGCCCAGATCAGCCCAGCGGAGCGGATTCTCCATGCCGACGCACGGATCCTCAACGATGGCCGTGATCTGGAGCCCCAGCTGGCCCGAGCGGAGGCAGAGCTTCTGGCAAGATGGAGGCATCTCAGAGATGAACGCTGGAGAAGCCGCATGAACGCACCCTTCACCCCGGAACAGATGCATCAGGTCCTGGAGGTCCTGCTCTCCAGGGGCGGGGACTACGCTGAGCTCTACCTCGAACACCGCCGGGTCTGCGCCCTGGGCATGGACGACGGGCGCATGGAGGATGTGCTGGCCAGTGAGACCTCCGGGGGCAGTCTCCGCCTGGTGGAGGGCGAAGCCACCCGCTTCGCCGACCTCATCTCCCCGGCTTTCGAGGAGCTCCTTCAGGCCGCCCGGGACCTGGCCGCCTCCGGTAAGGGCGATGCCACCCCTCTCCCCACCCTCCAACTGAAGTCCTGCCCCTCCCCCTGCCCGGTGGAGACCGATCCTTCCACCGTGCCCCTGCCCGACAAGGTCGCTCTCGTGAGGCGTGCCGAGGCCTTGGCCCGGGAACAGGGTGAGAGCCTCCGCCCCGGCGCAGTGCGGCAAGTGGCGGTGGGCTACGGCGACTCCACCCAGAGTGTCTGGATTGCTTCCGCCGACCGCAGCGGCGAGGCCTGGATCTGCGAACTCAGCACCGACAAGCGCACCCAGGGAGTGCTGCGCCTCAACGTGACCGCGGGCGAAGGGGACAACCTGCAGATGGGCTACCAGCCCCTGGGGGAATCCCGGGGCTTCGAGCTCTTCACGGAGGAAGCCGTAGCCCGCACGGCGAAGGAGGCTGTGCGTCTGGCGCTCCAGGCCCTGGAGGCCCAGCCCGCCCCTGCCGGCACCTTCCCGGTGATCCTCAGCTCCAGCGCCGGGGGCACCATGATCCACGAGGCCTGCGGCCATGGCCTGGAGGCCGACCTCGCCCTGGCAGGCATGAGCGCCTTCGCGGGAAAGCTGGGGCAGCGGGTGGCCGCCGAGGGCGTCACCATCGTGGACGACGGCACCCTGCCCCACAAGCGCGGCAGCGCCGCCATCGATGACGAAGGCCAAGCCGCCCAGCGGGTGGTCCTCATCGAGAACGGCATCCTGAAGGCCTACCTCCAGTCACGGAAGACCGCCCGCAGGATGGATACCCGCCCCACGGGTAATGGCCGTCGGGAGAGCTACCGCCACCTGCCCATCCCTCGCATGCGGAACACCTTCCTGGCACCTGGCCCCGAGGATCCCACCACGCTGCTCAAAGAGCTGGACCGGGGGCTGCTGGTGAAGCGCATGGGCGGCGGCCAGGTGGACACAGTCACCGGCAATTTCGTCTTCCAGGTCACGGAGGGCTACTGGGTGGAGAAGGGGGAGATCCGCCACCCGGTGAAGAACGCCACCCTCAGCGGCTGCGGCCCCACGGTCCTGCAGGAGCTCACCCGCATCGCCTCTGACCTGGAGCACTTTGACATCGGCACCTGCGGCAAGGACGGCCAGGGGGTGCCCGTCAGCGATGCCCTTCCCACCATCCTGTGCCCGGCCCTGGTGGTGGGCGGCACCGCCGAGGCTCCGGAGGCCTGA
- a CDS encoding polyprenyl synthetase family protein, protein MKRLSLLRYFAPIQPRLSAVEEELQHILSSDIPLVQKLADHVQRGQGKRLRPALVLLSSRFCGDPVGLDVKFGAIFELVHTATLVHDDVIDHALVRRAEPTVNALWGNTLTVLFGDLLYLNAMSSAIQGRSWRMMEIFAEVTTRMIEGELLQNHVLFKLATTRQDYFDIQERKTALLFSGCTESGAVLAGRPEADALAMRRYGLEIGRAFQLVDDLLDYTATSEQLGKPAFSDLREGKLTLPMLTLLDRAPEARSLVERIWAAGESAPISQEDEGTLRSLLEAHDALAETRELARRASQAARESLQGVQGDKGIRKLLLEIPEVLLERSR, encoded by the coding sequence ATGAAGCGTCTCAGCCTCCTCCGCTATTTCGCCCCCATCCAGCCGAGGCTCTCGGCGGTCGAGGAGGAACTGCAGCATATCCTCAGCAGTGACATCCCCCTGGTGCAGAAGCTGGCGGACCATGTGCAGCGGGGACAGGGCAAGCGCCTGAGGCCGGCCCTGGTGCTGCTCTCCAGCCGCTTCTGCGGAGACCCCGTGGGCCTTGATGTGAAGTTCGGAGCCATCTTCGAACTGGTCCACACCGCCACCCTGGTGCATGACGATGTCATCGACCATGCCCTGGTCCGCCGGGCCGAGCCCACAGTGAATGCCCTCTGGGGGAACACCCTCACGGTGCTCTTCGGGGACCTCCTGTACCTCAATGCCATGTCCAGCGCCATCCAGGGACGCTCCTGGCGGATGATGGAGATCTTCGCCGAGGTCACGACTCGCATGATCGAGGGGGAGCTGCTCCAGAATCATGTTCTGTTCAAGCTGGCGACTACCCGCCAGGACTACTTCGACATCCAGGAACGCAAGACGGCTCTTCTCTTCTCGGGCTGCACGGAGAGCGGAGCGGTGCTCGCCGGGCGTCCCGAGGCGGATGCTCTGGCCATGCGGCGCTATGGGCTGGAGATCGGGCGGGCCTTCCAACTGGTGGACGATCTCCTGGATTACACCGCCACCAGCGAGCAACTGGGCAAGCCGGCCTTCTCGGACCTCCGGGAGGGCAAGCTGACCCTGCCCATGCTGACCCTCCTGGACCGGGCACCCGAGGCCCGTAGCCTGGTGGAACGCATCTGGGCCGCTGGCGAGTCTGCGCCCATCTCCCAGGAGGACGAGGGGACACTCCGGAGCCTGCTGGAGGCCCACGACGCCCTCGCCGAGACCCGGGAGCTGGCCCGGAGGGCCAGCCAGGCGGCCCGGGAGTCCCTGCAAGGGGTGCAGGGGGACAAGGGCATCCGCAAGCTCCTCCTCGAGATCCCCGAGGTGTTGCTGGAACGCAGCCGGTAG
- a CDS encoding class I SAM-dependent methyltransferase: MGAPDDWFTHWFDADYAALYAHRNEDEARLAVHTALRLAPELAAGPVLDLGCGSGRHLAHLRKRNPVAFGLDLSETLLGLAPPELRDWLLRGDMRSIPVRPGVLAGITMWFTPFGYFDEAQNRALLDSLSRLLKPGGVLLLDFMNAHLVRRDLVTEEVQEKAGYRVHITRSLEADRVIKQMRIHHLGTGSSREAVESVRVYEPAELLAMTGASGLSLQGEVGDYQGLPFRPSSSPRWIGIFRKPRV; the protein is encoded by the coding sequence ATGGGGGCCCCGGACGACTGGTTCACCCACTGGTTCGACGCCGACTACGCCGCCCTCTACGCCCACCGGAACGAGGATGAGGCCAGGCTGGCCGTCCATACGGCCCTGCGGCTGGCACCCGAGCTGGCCGCAGGTCCTGTCCTGGACCTGGGCTGCGGCTCGGGCAGGCATCTCGCCCACCTTCGGAAGCGCAACCCCGTGGCCTTCGGTCTGGACCTTTCGGAGACCCTCCTGGGCCTGGCTCCGCCCGAGCTGCGGGACTGGCTCCTCCGCGGGGACATGCGGTCCATCCCGGTCCGCCCAGGGGTCCTGGCGGGGATCACGATGTGGTTCACCCCCTTCGGCTACTTCGATGAGGCCCAGAACCGGGCCCTGCTGGACAGCCTCAGTCGGTTGCTCAAGCCCGGGGGGGTCCTCCTCCTCGATTTCATGAACGCTCACCTCGTCCGCCGGGATCTGGTGACCGAGGAGGTCCAGGAGAAGGCTGGCTACCGGGTCCACATCACCCGCTCCCTGGAGGCCGATCGGGTCATCAAGCAGATGCGCATCCACCACCTGGGGACGGGCTCAAGCCGGGAGGCCGTGGAGTCGGTCCGGGTCTACGAACCCGCGGAGCTGCTTGCCATGACAGGGGCCTCCGGACTTTCCCTCCAGGGCGAAGTGGGTGATTATCAAGGGTTGCCCTTCCGTCCCTCCTCGTCGCCACGCTGGATCGGTATTTTCCGCAAGCCACGAGTCTGA
- a CDS encoding guanosine monophosphate reductase, translated as MAETAITFDDVLLIPAYNHHESRRLVDTGMTDKSGKLKLELPVMTANMDTVTEDAMANFIGGRGGIGVLHRFCSIEDNVAMFRRCQHPVFISVGTSDSELERVEALRDAGAVHFCVDVAHGHARYVGKMVKRIRQMLPDACIMAGNVATYAGADYLASVKADIIKVGIGPGSVCTTRIKTGFGVPQLTAIQECARADRSIVADGGIRTPGDIVKALAFGADFVMIGGMLAGTTPTPGEVIQGSEGHPCKVYRGMASKEVADDHLGGLTGWKTAEGVATTVPCRDDQDEIIADIIGGLRSGLTYAGANTIRELQRKLNYMLVSPAGRLESLPHKTL; from the coding sequence TTGGCCGAGACTGCCATCACCTTTGACGATGTCCTCCTGATCCCCGCCTACAACCACCATGAGTCCAGGCGCCTGGTGGACACGGGGATGACGGACAAGAGCGGCAAGCTGAAACTGGAACTCCCGGTCATGACCGCCAACATGGATACGGTCACCGAGGACGCCATGGCCAACTTCATCGGCGGCAGGGGCGGTATCGGGGTCCTCCACCGCTTCTGCTCCATCGAGGACAACGTGGCCATGTTCCGGCGCTGCCAGCACCCAGTCTTCATCTCGGTCGGGACCTCCGACAGCGAGCTGGAGCGGGTGGAGGCCCTCCGGGACGCTGGCGCCGTGCACTTCTGTGTCGATGTGGCCCACGGCCACGCCCGCTACGTCGGCAAGATGGTGAAGCGCATCCGCCAGATGCTCCCCGATGCCTGCATCATGGCGGGCAACGTCGCCACCTATGCCGGGGCGGACTACCTGGCCTCGGTGAAGGCCGACATCATCAAGGTGGGTATCGGCCCCGGCAGCGTCTGCACCACCCGCATCAAGACCGGCTTCGGGGTGCCCCAGCTCACCGCCATCCAGGAGTGCGCCCGGGCCGACCGCTCCATCGTGGCCGATGGCGGCATCCGCACTCCCGGCGACATCGTGAAGGCCCTGGCCTTCGGCGCCGACTTCGTCATGATCGGCGGCATGCTGGCGGGCACCACCCCGACCCCCGGAGAAGTCATCCAGGGATCCGAGGGGCATCCCTGCAAGGTCTATCGCGGCATGGCCAGCAAGGAGGTGGCGGACGACCACCTGGGGGGCCTCACGGGCTGGAAGACGGCAGAGGGCGTGGCCACCACGGTCCCCTGCCGGGACGACCAGGACGAGATCATCGCCGATATCATCGGGGGCCTGCGCTCCGGACTCACCTACGCCGGCGCCAACACCATCCGCGAGCTGCAGCGCAAGCTGAACTACATGCTGGTCTCACCCGCCGGTCGGCTGGAGAGCCTCCCCCACAAGACCCTCTGA
- a CDS encoding O-acetyl-ADP-ribose deacetylase: MTPELVAVQGDITVLPVEAIVNAANESLLGGGGVDGAIHRAAGPELLAHCRELGGCLTGEARLTPGFRLLALHIIHTVGPVWQGGHAGEDELLAACYRNTMKLACARGVHSIAFPAISTGAFGFPLRRASRIAIATIREFMSRPDCPERILLVAFDGDTLQVLRGLLQEPS; the protein is encoded by the coding sequence ATGACCCCGGAGCTCGTCGCCGTCCAGGGCGACATTACGGTCCTGCCTGTCGAGGCAATCGTGAACGCCGCCAATGAGAGCCTGCTCGGGGGGGGAGGCGTGGATGGCGCCATCCACCGGGCGGCCGGCCCCGAGCTGCTCGCCCACTGTCGGGAGCTGGGGGGGTGCCTCACGGGTGAGGCCCGCCTGACTCCGGGTTTCCGCCTGCTGGCCCTCCATATCATCCACACCGTCGGCCCGGTCTGGCAGGGCGGCCACGCCGGAGAGGACGAACTCCTGGCTGCCTGCTACCGGAACACCATGAAGCTGGCATGCGCCAGGGGTGTCCACAGCATCGCCTTTCCGGCCATCAGCACGGGTGCCTTCGGCTTTCCCCTCCGCCGGGCCTCCCGGATCGCCATCGCCACCATCCGGGAATTCATGAGCCGTCCAGACTGTCCCGAACGTATACTGCTGGTGGCCTTTGACGGGGACACCCTCCAGGTCCTCCGCGGCCTCCTCCAGGAGCCGTCATGA
- a CDS encoding TldD/PmbA family protein — protein sequence MHPVFSQFIPPDLEARLQEGIHHAMGLGAEGAEAFLSVSRSRKAKVRNGILEDLSTSKRGGLGIRVLRDGRAGLATSTDLQRADFRELFQQAFDLAALGDRDPWQRQADPSGADDLPERYDPRAESLSPEDRIQRALDLEAEAHRASPKVCAVRESSWSDGAGASLLLTQRGVRAYDLGSSCSAAIELAVEQDGDRQAAWHYDVGRHPEAFSLAVIGREAALKGERKLKPSTLPSGRYPVILHPEVSVDLLGIVAGMLSAESVLKQRSLFTGRLGQAIASPLLTLVDDGRLAEGLGSEPWDGEGLPTRRNVLIQDGVLQTYLHTLRTSAEMGTAPTGSAGRGLGSNPSVSTFNLFPKAGDRTPEQLYAQARHGVLITELMGLHTVDPVSGDLSVGASGICIREGQLAESLDRLTIAGNLRDFLTRIVAVGSDLHWYGSQAGLSLLIEDMAIGGA from the coding sequence ATGCACCCTGTCTTCTCCCAGTTCATCCCCCCCGACCTCGAAGCCCGGCTCCAGGAGGGCATCCATCACGCCATGGGCCTGGGAGCGGAGGGAGCCGAGGCCTTCCTCTCCGTCTCCCGCAGCCGGAAGGCCAAGGTCCGCAACGGGATTCTGGAAGACCTGAGCACCAGCAAGCGGGGCGGCCTCGGCATCAGGGTCCTGCGGGATGGCCGGGCCGGACTGGCCACCAGCACCGATCTCCAGCGCGCAGACTTCCGGGAGCTCTTCCAGCAGGCCTTCGACCTGGCTGCCCTGGGGGACCGGGACCCCTGGCAGCGCCAGGCCGACCCTTCGGGCGCCGATGACCTGCCAGAGCGCTATGACCCCAGGGCCGAGAGTCTGAGCCCCGAGGACCGCATCCAGCGGGCACTGGACCTGGAGGCCGAGGCCCACAGGGCCTCCCCCAAGGTCTGCGCCGTGCGGGAGTCCTCCTGGAGCGACGGAGCCGGCGCCTCCCTTCTGCTCACCCAGAGAGGGGTCAGGGCCTACGACCTGGGCTCCTCCTGCAGCGCGGCCATCGAACTGGCGGTGGAGCAGGATGGGGACCGGCAGGCGGCCTGGCACTATGATGTCGGCCGCCATCCCGAAGCCTTCAGCCTGGCCGTCATCGGGCGGGAGGCCGCCCTTAAGGGGGAGCGCAAGCTCAAACCCTCCACCCTGCCTTCCGGACGCTACCCCGTGATCCTGCACCCTGAAGTCTCGGTGGACCTCCTGGGCATCGTCGCGGGCATGCTCTCCGCCGAGTCAGTCCTCAAGCAGCGGAGCCTCTTCACGGGCAGGCTGGGCCAGGCCATCGCGTCGCCCCTCCTCACCCTGGTGGATGACGGACGCCTTGCGGAGGGCCTGGGCAGTGAACCCTGGGACGGCGAGGGCCTGCCCACGAGGCGCAATGTCCTGATCCAGGACGGCGTGCTCCAGACCTACCTCCACACCCTGCGCACCTCCGCCGAGATGGGGACTGCACCCACGGGATCGGCAGGCCGTGGCCTGGGCAGCAACCCCTCGGTCAGCACCTTCAACCTCTTCCCCAAGGCAGGGGACCGCACCCCTGAGCAGCTCTATGCCCAGGCCCGCCACGGTGTCCTCATCACCGAGCTCATGGGCCTGCACACCGTGGACCCCGTCTCGGGTGACCTCAGCGTCGGTGCCAGCGGCATCTGCATCCGCGAGGGCCAGCTGGCGGAGAGCCTGGACCGCCTCACCATCGCCGGCAACCTGCGGGACTTCCTCACCCGAATCGTGGCTGTGGGCAGTGACCTTCACTGGTATGGCTCCCAGGCAGGCCTCTCCCTCCTCATCGAGGACATGGCCATCGGCGGGGCCTAG
- a CDS encoding phosphoglycerate kinase produces MAFRTLPELDVKGHRVFLRADLNVPIKEGSIKDATRITETLATLKHLLDGGASVVLASHLGRPEGTGYEEAFSMAPVAEYLKTQAGLDVKLASGVTGEAVEQEAAALQPGQVLLLENLRFDKGETKNKPEFAQALARLADTYVDDAFGCSHRAHASVAGMVADFPKDRTAAGFLLARELKALGRILHNPEKPLVAVMGGAKVSDKIDLIKGFIGKADAIIIGGAMSYTLLKAQGVEIGRSLCEHDKLDLAKELLAEAEGKGTRILLPLDHVVAAELKPDATCTITQGVEIPEGQMGLDIGPESVALFSETLSQARTILWNGPMGVFEMDCFASGTLALAECMATCADKGAFVVVGGGDSVSAANKAGVSPRMGHVSTGGGASLEYLSGLELPGVAALG; encoded by the coding sequence ATGGCTTTCAGGACACTGCCGGAACTCGATGTGAAGGGACACCGCGTCTTTCTCAGGGCCGACCTCAACGTGCCCATCAAGGAAGGCAGCATCAAAGACGCCACCCGCATCACTGAAACCTTGGCGACCCTGAAGCACCTCCTGGATGGCGGCGCCTCGGTGGTGCTCGCCTCCCACTTGGGTCGCCCCGAGGGGACCGGGTACGAAGAGGCCTTCAGCATGGCGCCCGTGGCTGAGTATCTGAAGACCCAGGCCGGCCTGGATGTGAAGCTGGCCAGCGGGGTCACCGGCGAGGCCGTGGAGCAGGAGGCCGCCGCCCTGCAGCCCGGCCAGGTCCTGCTGCTGGAGAACCTGCGCTTCGACAAGGGCGAGACCAAGAACAAGCCCGAGTTCGCCCAGGCCCTCGCCCGTCTGGCCGACACCTATGTGGATGACGCCTTCGGATGCTCCCACCGGGCCCATGCCTCGGTGGCCGGCATGGTGGCCGACTTCCCGAAGGACCGCACCGCCGCCGGTTTCCTCCTGGCGAGGGAACTGAAGGCCCTGGGCCGCATCCTGCACAACCCCGAAAAGCCCCTGGTGGCCGTCATGGGCGGCGCCAAGGTGAGCGACAAGATCGACCTCATCAAGGGCTTCATCGGCAAGGCCGACGCCATCATCATCGGCGGCGCCATGAGCTACACCCTCCTCAAGGCCCAGGGAGTCGAGATCGGCAGAAGTCTCTGCGAACACGACAAGCTGGACCTGGCCAAGGAGCTGCTGGCGGAGGCGGAGGGCAAGGGCACCCGGATCCTCCTGCCCCTGGACCATGTGGTGGCCGCCGAGCTGAAGCCCGACGCCACCTGCACCATCACCCAGGGGGTTGAGATCCCCGAGGGCCAGATGGGTCTTGATATCGGCCCCGAGAGCGTAGCCCTCTTCTCCGAGACCCTCTCCCAGGCCAGAACCATTCTCTGGAATGGTCCCATGGGGGTCTTCGAGATGGACTGCTTCGCCTCCGGCACCCTGGCCCTGGCCGAGTGCATGGCCACCTGCGCCGACAAGGGTGCCTTCGTTGTGGTGGGCGGCGGTGACAGCGTCAGCGCCGCCAACAAGGCCGGGGTCAGCCCCCGCATGGGCCATGTCTCCACCGGGGGCGGTGCCAGCCTGGAATACCTCTCCGGTCTCGAGCTCCCCGGCGTCGCCGCCCTGGGCTGA
- a CDS encoding zinc transporter ZntB has protein sequence MPAPVFAYLLDGRGGVRHLSDEEAKAWDPEDGVLWMHLDYTRPRTRDWLQSGSGLDPIAVEALLADETRPRAHFLGEMLLLALRGVNLNPGSEPEDMVSIRVCVEESRIISTQRRRLQSVDELADSFRLGKGPRTPGDFLAELVDRLTERTEDTIDELEEVTERLEDEVDTAEVPALRSRIGDLRRQILMLRRYLAPQRDALGKLCTGDIALLTNRNRADLHETLDRLIRHLEDMDSLKDRAMVIQEQLSQRSAEMLNRRMYVLSLLTAFFLPLGFLTGLMGINVGGIPGAHSEGAFLEFLAILILIIVLQILFFRRKGWL, from the coding sequence ATGCCGGCCCCGGTCTTCGCCTACCTGCTGGATGGCCGCGGCGGGGTCCGCCACCTCAGTGATGAGGAGGCCAAGGCCTGGGATCCCGAGGACGGGGTACTCTGGATGCACCTGGACTACACCCGGCCCCGGACCCGGGACTGGCTGCAGTCCGGCAGCGGCCTGGACCCCATCGCCGTCGAGGCCCTCCTGGCTGACGAGACCCGTCCCCGCGCACACTTCCTGGGGGAGATGCTCCTGCTCGCCCTCCGCGGCGTGAACCTCAATCCCGGCTCCGAGCCCGAGGACATGGTCTCCATCCGGGTCTGCGTCGAGGAGTCCCGCATCATCAGCACCCAGCGCCGCCGGCTCCAGTCGGTGGACGAACTGGCGGACAGCTTCCGTCTCGGTAAGGGCCCCCGGACCCCTGGCGACTTCCTGGCAGAACTGGTGGACCGCCTCACCGAGCGCACCGAGGACACCATCGACGAGCTCGAGGAGGTCACCGAGCGATTGGAGGACGAGGTGGACACCGCCGAGGTCCCCGCCCTGCGGAGCCGGATCGGCGACCTGCGGCGCCAGATCCTCATGCTCCGCCGCTACCTTGCCCCCCAACGTGATGCCCTGGGCAAGCTCTGCACCGGGGACATCGCCCTCCTCACCAACCGCAACCGGGCCGACCTCCACGAGACCCTGGACCGCCTCATCCGGCACCTGGAGGACATGGACAGCCTCAAGGACCGGGCCATGGTCATCCAGGAGCAACTGAGCCAGCGCTCAGCGGAGATGCTCAACCGCAGGATGTATGTCCTCTCCCTGCTCACGGCCTTCTTCCTGCCCCTGGGCTTCCTCACCGGGCTCATGGGCATCAATGTGGGCGGCATCCCCGGAGCCCACAGCGAGGGTGCCTTCCTGGAGTTCCTGGCCATCCTGATCCTCATCATCGTGCTCCAGATCCTCTTCTTCCGGCGGAAGGGCTGGCTCTGA
- a CDS encoding macro domain-containing protein: MIRFRLQLGDITAMEADAIVNSTDGTLLDGGPVHQAVHRAGGPELKEECLALGGCPVGEARLTSAHGLPARLLIHTVPPTWLDGEQGEREALALCYLNSLRLAETHQVGTLAFPSLGSGRQPQIPLAEAAPIAVGTILDFLERHDHPSQVLLVCYDRDTFLAYQGALKAALP, translated from the coding sequence ATGATCCGCTTCAGACTCCAGCTGGGTGACATCACCGCCATGGAGGCGGACGCCATCGTCAACTCCACGGATGGAACCCTCCTGGACGGCGGCCCCGTCCATCAGGCTGTCCACCGCGCCGGAGGGCCTGAGCTGAAGGAGGAATGCCTGGCCCTGGGCGGATGCCCGGTGGGTGAGGCCAGGCTCACCTCGGCCCACGGCCTCCCTGCCCGTTTGCTGATCCATACCGTTCCCCCCACCTGGCTCGACGGAGAGCAGGGCGAGCGGGAAGCCCTGGCCTTGTGCTACCTGAACAGCCTCCGCCTGGCGGAGACCCACCAGGTCGGCACTCTGGCCTTCCCCAGCCTGGGCTCCGGGCGCCAGCCCCAGATCCCCCTGGCGGAGGCCGCCCCCATTGCCGTCGGAACCATCCTGGACTTCCTTGAGCGCCATGATCATCCCAGCCAGGTCCTCCTGGTCTGCTATGACCGCGACACCTTCCTGGCCTATCAGGGAGCCCTCAAGGCAGCCCTGCCCTGA
- a CDS encoding NUDIX hydrolase, with protein MRLLATHSPGFDPQTPWVEHGSTVSSDSRLFSQLAATRRSPHTAREAVFTRLICPSWVNVIAFTEAGELLVVEQYRHGIDASTLEIVGGVSEPGEEPLLSAQRELLEETGHATDQWISLGFCEPNPAVQNNRCHFFLALGCRSVADLDLDPSEELRVWAFGWAEWEQRMREGQITHALVLAAFLRLSLWEGWSGLRQQLAGA; from the coding sequence ATGCGCCTCCTTGCCACCCACTCCCCAGGCTTCGATCCCCAGACCCCCTGGGTGGAGCACGGAAGCACCGTGTCCTCGGACAGCCGGCTCTTCAGCCAGCTGGCGGCGACCCGGCGTTCCCCCCACACGGCCCGGGAGGCGGTCTTCACCCGCCTCATCTGCCCCTCCTGGGTGAATGTCATCGCCTTCACCGAGGCTGGGGAACTGCTGGTGGTGGAGCAGTACCGCCATGGCATCGATGCCTCCACCCTGGAGATCGTGGGAGGGGTGTCCGAGCCTGGCGAAGAGCCCCTCCTCTCGGCCCAGCGGGAGCTGCTGGAGGAGACCGGTCACGCCACGGATCAGTGGATCTCCCTGGGCTTCTGCGAGCCCAATCCGGCTGTGCAGAACAACCGCTGTCACTTCTTCCTGGCCCTGGGCTGCCGCTCTGTGGCGGATCTCGACCTGGATCCCTCCGAGGAGCTGAGGGTCTGGGCCTTTGGCTGGGCGGAGTGGGAGCAGCGCATGCGCGAGGGGCAGATCACCCATGCCCTCGTCCTGGCCGCCTTCCTACGGCTCAGCCTATGGGAGGGCTGGTCCGGTCTGCGTCAGCAGCTGGCCGGAGCCTGA